In one Pseudomonadota bacterium genomic region, the following are encoded:
- the fusA gene encoding elongation factor G, translating into MKRETLRIKRIRNIGIAAHIDAGKTTVTERILYYAGKTHRIGEVHEGTAIMDYLPQEQERGITITSAVTTLYWDNHEIQLIDTPGHVDFTIEVERSLRVLDGMVAIFCGVGGVEPQSETVWHQADKYKVPRIAFVNKLDRVGSDYFHVMDMMIDKFGVNPIPLQIPLGKEDGFFGVIDLIMMKGIVWDEEDLGATYNYISIPKEYREQSRKYREKLLEKLSLVDDQFMELYLDGKEIEEPIIHSALRKATISLKCVPVLCGAALRNKGIQPLLDGIINYLPSPLDVPPVQGKNPKTGEWEYREAKDDEDFTALAFKVVIEEGRKLTYIRIYSGVLKVGDEVYNVNIEKKEKISRIFRIHANHRGRIEEARTGAIVGIVGLKETSTGHTLTKTKPILLEPIEIYQPVISVAVESKRNIDQDKLLLTLQRVTEEDPTFILKTDEDSYQTVISGMGELHLDVVVRRIKEEFGIDLLVGKPQVVYKEAIEKDASIEQSFEKLINNVSCKGWVSLRVSPNNRGKGIIIVPHITEEHPVFPYIAAIEEGVMEASNMGVIKGFPLTDIMVDIQDASFNNPEFARLTLKMAAYEAFRKACMEAKPVLLVPVMSLTITVPNEFLGDIIGDLNGRKCQITNLSTKDKVTVIQAYAPLTKMFGYSTDVRSLSQGRASFTMYFSHYDNIENG; encoded by the coding sequence ATGAAGAGGGAAACTTTGAGAATAAAAAGGATAAGGAATATCGGTATTGCAGCACATATAGACGCTGGTAAAACAACCGTTACAGAACGCATACTTTACTATGCAGGAAAAACTCATAGGATAGGAGAGGTACATGAAGGGACTGCGATAATGGATTATCTTCCTCAGGAACAGGAAAGAGGTATAACCATTACTTCTGCGGTAACAACTTTATACTGGGATAATCATGAAATTCAGCTTATAGATACGCCAGGACATGTAGATTTCACCATTGAAGTGGAGAGGTCGCTTCGGGTTCTTGACGGGATGGTAGCAATCTTCTGCGGAGTTGGAGGCGTAGAGCCCCAGTCAGAAACTGTCTGGCATCAGGCAGATAAATACAAGGTACCAAGGATTGCCTTTGTAAACAAGCTCGATAGGGTTGGCTCTGATTACTTTCATGTGATGGACATGATGATTGACAAATTTGGGGTAAATCCAATCCCCTTGCAGATACCTCTCGGTAAGGAAGACGGTTTTTTTGGTGTTATTGATTTGATAATGATGAAAGGCATTGTCTGGGACGAAGAAGACCTTGGCGCAACATATAATTATATATCGATTCCAAAGGAGTACAGGGAGCAATCCCGCAAATATAGAGAAAAACTCCTTGAAAAATTATCGTTAGTCGATGACCAGTTTATGGAACTCTATCTGGATGGGAAAGAAATAGAAGAGCCCATAATCCATAGTGCCTTGAGAAAAGCCACCATCTCACTAAAATGTGTACCTGTATTATGTGGTGCTGCATTAAGGAATAAGGGTATACAACCCCTTCTGGATGGAATTATAAACTATCTTCCTTCGCCCCTTGATGTCCCACCGGTTCAGGGCAAAAACCCTAAGACAGGTGAATGGGAATATAGAGAAGCAAAAGACGATGAAGATTTCACTGCCCTTGCATTTAAGGTTGTTATAGAAGAGGGAAGGAAACTCACCTATATCAGGATATACTCAGGGGTATTGAAGGTAGGTGATGAAGTATATAACGTCAACATTGAAAAGAAAGAAAAGATTTCAAGAATATTTAGAATCCATGCCAACCACAGGGGAAGGATAGAGGAAGCCAGAACAGGGGCAATAGTTGGAATTGTGGGATTGAAGGAAACTTCAACCGGCCACACATTAACCAAAACTAAACCAATACTTTTGGAACCCATTGAAATCTATCAGCCTGTAATCTCGGTGGCCGTGGAATCAAAAAGGAATATAGACCAGGATAAGCTTCTTCTTACACTGCAGAGGGTTACAGAAGAAGACCCTACATTTATTTTAAAAACCGATGAAGATTCATATCAGACAGTAATTTCAGGCATGGGAGAGTTGCATCTTGATGTAGTTGTAAGGAGAATAAAAGAAGAATTTGGAATTGACCTCCTGGTGGGCAAACCTCAGGTAGTTTATAAAGAGGCTATCGAAAAGGATGCATCAATAGAGCAGTCCTTTGAAAAATTGATAAATAATGTTTCCTGTAAAGGATGGGTATCATTAAGGGTTTCGCCTAACAATAGAGGCAAAGGTATTATTATTGTACCCCATATCACAGAAGAACATCCTGTGTTCCCGTATATTGCAGCGATTGAAGAAGGGGTTATGGAAGCTTCCAATATGGGTGTTATCAAAGGGTTTCCCTTAACGGATATAATGGTTGACATTCAGGATGCTTCTTTTAACAATCCTGAGTTTGCAAGGCTTACCCTTAAGATGGCAGCTTATGAAGCATTCAGGAAGGCATGCATGGAGGCAAAGCCCGTTCTCCTTGTCCCTGTTATGTCACTTACAATAACGGTACCAAACGAGTTTCTTGGGGATATTATAGGGGATTTAAATGGAAGAAAATGCCAGATTACAAATTTATCAACGAAAGATAAGGTTACTGTCATTCAGGCTTATGCACCTTTAACAAAGATGTTTGGTTATTCAACAGACGTGAGATCTCTTTCACAGGGCAGGGCATCTTTTACTATGTATTTCTCACATTATGATAACATCGAAAATGGATAG
- a CDS encoding type III pantothenate kinase, whose protein sequence is MLLVIDIGNTNIVFGVYEDDVLINHWRLSTSIQKTVDEYAILLNSLLYFEKIKLNQIDSAVISCVVPPLLIPFEIICRKYVGIRPILVEPGIKTGMPILYENPSELGADRIVNAISGYEKYKRALIIVDFGTATTFDYITPKGEYVGGAIAPGIMISLEALFERASKLPRVELIKPKSIIGKNTVYAMQSGIIYGYVSLVDGIVKRMKEEVKTDPYIIATGGLASLIYKESETIDEVDEFLTLRGLKMLYERNKDYHKFK, encoded by the coding sequence ATGCTCCTTGTAATTGATATTGGAAATACCAATATAGTTTTCGGGGTTTATGAGGACGATGTACTTATAAATCACTGGAGGCTTAGCACATCAATTCAGAAGACAGTAGATGAATATGCAATACTGCTTAATAGCCTGCTTTACTTTGAAAAAATCAAGCTTAACCAGATAGACAGTGCCGTCATATCATGTGTAGTTCCACCGCTTTTGATTCCATTCGAAATTATCTGCCGGAAATATGTTGGTATAAGACCAATACTCGTTGAACCGGGGATAAAAACCGGAATGCCCATCCTTTATGAAAACCCCTCTGAGCTTGGAGCAGATAGAATTGTAAATGCAATTTCAGGGTATGAAAAATATAAAAGGGCCCTCATTATTGTCGATTTTGGTACGGCAACAACCTTTGATTACATAACACCTAAGGGGGAGTATGTAGGAGGCGCTATTGCGCCCGGGATTATGATATCCCTTGAAGCCCTGTTTGAGAGGGCATCTAAACTTCCAAGGGTAGAATTGATTAAGCCAAAAAGTATCATAGGGAAAAATACAGTATATGCAATGCAATCAGGTATCATATACGGATATGTGAGCCTTGTGGATGGGATAGTAAAAAGGATGAAAGAAGAAGTAAAAACAGACCCATATATAATTGCCACAGGGGGTCTTGCCAGCCTGATATATAAAGAATCAGAGACTATCGATGAGGTGGATGAATTTCTCACCCTAAGAGGGCTCAAGATGCTCTACGAAAGAAATAAAGATTATCATAAGTTCAAGTAA
- a CDS encoding MFS transporter — translation MDIKKILSWCLFDFANSSYSAVIAAVIFPVYYTNVIVGNECGKGDLWWGRAIALSMAIVAISSPFLGGIADYARIRKRLLALYTILCIAAVASLYFLQKGMIIEGFILIVLANIGLEGGVVFYNSFLPDITETTHHGRVSAWGYGIGYLGSILSLFLALFLIKNGFLNITWPVVALFFGIFSLPAFLFLPADLKKEIKISRAAKSGLHYTWKTLRKIWSNKDQRRFLIAYLLYEDGVNTVIVFSSIFAATTLRFKSEELIGMYIIVQATALIGAFFMARPTDYWGPKKVITISLSLWIAVSFAVFFVQEKGHFMIIASVAGLGLGTVQAATRAFYTQFIPKGQESEYFGVYTLVGKSSAIVGPLVFGYTSSMLGNQRPAVLSVALFFLVGLIIIQTVRGGTPNV, via the coding sequence TTGGATATAAAAAAAATACTTTCATGGTGTCTGTTTGACTTCGCCAACTCAAGTTACTCCGCTGTTATCGCTGCGGTAATCTTTCCTGTCTATTATACAAATGTAATAGTTGGAAATGAATGTGGTAAGGGTGATTTATGGTGGGGTAGAGCGATCGCTTTAAGCATGGCGATTGTGGCAATAAGCTCCCCTTTCCTCGGTGGAATTGCTGATTACGCAAGGATAAGAAAGAGATTGCTTGCTCTTTATACCATCCTCTGTATTGCTGCAGTGGCTTCTTTATATTTCCTTCAAAAGGGCATGATTATTGAAGGCTTCATTCTTATTGTCCTTGCAAATATTGGACTGGAAGGCGGTGTTGTTTTCTATAATTCCTTCCTCCCGGATATTACAGAAACAACGCACCATGGCAGGGTATCAGCCTGGGGCTATGGAATTGGTTATCTGGGTTCCATACTTTCACTATTTCTGGCCCTTTTCCTGATAAAAAATGGTTTTCTGAACATCACATGGCCTGTGGTGGCTCTATTTTTTGGAATATTCTCCTTGCCTGCCTTTCTGTTTCTTCCTGCAGACCTTAAGAAAGAAATAAAAATATCCCGTGCGGCAAAAAGTGGTCTTCATTACACATGGAAAACTTTAAGAAAGATATGGTCGAATAAAGATCAGAGGAGGTTCTTGATAGCCTATCTCCTATACGAGGATGGCGTGAACACGGTTATAGTCTTTTCAAGCATATTTGCTGCCACAACCCTTCGATTCAAATCCGAGGAATTGATCGGTATGTATATTATTGTGCAGGCTACAGCCCTTATAGGGGCATTCTTTATGGCAAGACCAACAGATTACTGGGGGCCCAAAAAGGTAATTACCATATCGTTGAGCCTGTGGATTGCTGTCTCTTTTGCCGTCTTTTTTGTTCAGGAAAAGGGTCATTTTATGATTATCGCTTCTGTTGCAGGGCTTGGCCTTGGCACAGTGCAGGCAGCAACGAGGGCATTCTATACCCAATTTATTCCAAAAGGACAGGAGTCAGAATATTTTGGTGTTTATACCCTTGTAGGCAAATCATCAGCAATTGTTGGTCCCCTTGTGTTTGGCTATACATCTTCAATGTTGGGAAACCAGAGGCCTGCTGTATTATCAGTTGCCTTATTCTTTCTCGTGGGGTTAATTATTATCCAGACGGTTAGAGGTGGAACACCAAATGTATAA
- a CDS encoding peptide-binding protein → MPVKRLLIYALFIFLSISCSQREDVALYDNPGTPTYGDTIITASIGEPSNLIPILSTDSPSHDVASFVYNGLVKYDKNLNIVGDLAESWELSRDNLSIVFHLRKNVKWHDGKPFTAHDVMYTYRVTVDPKTPTAYAGDFLLVKEAKVLDDYTFKVTYSKPFAPALISWSTAILPRHLLEGRDITTSPLSRKPVGTGPYVFKEWIPGDRVVLLANEQYFEGKPYIERYIMRIIPDSATMFLELKHYSIDMMGLTPLQFVRQTDYPRFNREFNKFKYLSFSYTYIGYNLKHPFFKDKRVRQAISYAINKKEIIEGILLGQGVEATGPFKPDMWAYNKDVKRYEYNKEKALSLLHEAGFKKGSDGILYKNGNPFEFTLLVNQGNDVRIKCAELVQNRLSEIGITVKIRVIEWASFINEFIDKRNFEAVILGWTIPNDPDIYDIWHSSKQGVKELNFISFENKEVDELLVRARHTLNKEERKKYYFRIQEILAEEEPHTFLFVPYATLAIHKRFKGIEPSPSGLTHNFIKWYVPEGQKRYKINAALSP, encoded by the coding sequence ATGCCTGTGAAGAGACTTCTTATATATGCATTATTTATCTTTTTGTCCATTTCATGCTCTCAGAGAGAGGATGTGGCATTGTATGATAATCCTGGAACACCGACATACGGTGATACGATTATTACTGCATCGATTGGTGAGCCATCAAACCTGATACCGATACTTTCAACGGATAGCCCATCCCATGATGTTGCATCTTTTGTATATAACGGTCTTGTCAAATACGATAAAAACCTTAATATTGTTGGCGACCTTGCAGAATCATGGGAGCTTTCCAGGGACAACCTATCCATAGTGTTCCATTTAAGGAAGAATGTGAAATGGCATGACGGAAAACCATTCACTGCCCATGACGTGATGTATACATATAGAGTAACAGTTGACCCGAAAACGCCAACCGCCTATGCGGGGGACTTTTTGCTCGTCAAGGAAGCAAAGGTCCTCGATGACTACACGTTCAAGGTGACATACAGTAAACCCTTCGCACCTGCGCTTATAAGCTGGTCTACCGCCATACTCCCCAGACACCTCCTGGAAGGCCGCGATATCACGACATCCCCCCTTTCCCGGAAACCGGTGGGGACAGGTCCGTATGTTTTTAAAGAATGGATCCCGGGCGATCGCGTTGTACTTTTGGCGAATGAACAATACTTTGAGGGCAAACCATATATAGAGAGGTACATCATGAGGATCATCCCTGACAGTGCGACAATGTTCCTCGAATTGAAACATTACAGCATAGACATGATGGGGCTTACTCCATTACAATTTGTGAGACAGACAGATTACCCGAGGTTTAATAGAGAATTTAATAAATTCAAATACCTTTCCTTTAGTTATACATACATTGGTTATAATCTTAAACACCCATTTTTTAAGGATAAGAGGGTGAGGCAGGCAATAAGCTACGCTATCAATAAAAAGGAGATTATTGAAGGGATACTCCTTGGCCAGGGTGTGGAGGCAACAGGACCGTTTAAGCCTGATATGTGGGCATACAACAAAGATGTGAAGAGGTATGAATATAATAAAGAAAAGGCGCTTTCTCTTTTACATGAGGCAGGGTTTAAAAAGGGTTCAGATGGCATTCTCTATAAAAATGGGAATCCTTTTGAATTTACCTTACTCGTTAATCAGGGTAACGATGTGAGAATAAAATGTGCAGAGCTTGTACAGAACAGGCTCTCGGAAATTGGAATAACGGTAAAGATCAGGGTTATCGAGTGGGCCAGCTTTATTAATGAATTCATAGACAAGAGGAACTTTGAAGCAGTGATATTGGGCTGGACTATTCCCAACGACCCTGATATATATGACATCTGGCATTCATCAAAACAGGGGGTAAAGGAATTAAATTTTATATCCTTTGAAAATAAAGAGGTTGACGAGTTGCTTGTAAGGGCGAGGCATACGTTAAACAAGGAAGAAAGAAAAAAATATTATTTCAGGATACAGGAGATACTGGCAGAGGAGGAGCCCCATACATTTCTATTCGTACCGTATGCTACACTCGCAATCCACAAAAGATTTAAGGGGATAGAGCCTTCCCCATCCGGCTTGACCCATAATTTTATAAAATGGTACGTCCCGGAGGGACAGAAGAGGTATAAGATAAATGCTGCGCTATCTCCTTAA
- a CDS encoding biotin--[acetyl-CoA-carboxylase] ligase, translating to MDRIRTALTFLREKGDFISGDYIASRLGVSRTAVWKYINQLERLGYSIMKLKGKGYRLVETPDKLYTWEVDRHLNTKLIGRKIIYKEHIDSTNTFAFRLALGGEPEGTCVIAESQETGKGRLGRRWFSPRGENLYLSVILKPHIHPSNVYPITFISSLAVYDTVEALTGERPTLKWPNDVLIRGKKVCGTLLELSTEADIVSFVIVGIGFNVNMKEMEIEEEIKQKATSLFMETKRIYERAPVCGILLANLEKYYTFFKEKGEEEICKVWEKRAEVKGKYVEVVQMGEHYKGFSEGIDKNGAMLLNIGGKVKRIIAGDVNINAPCN from the coding sequence ATGGATAGAATAAGAACAGCGCTCACATTTTTAAGGGAGAAAGGGGATTTTATATCCGGGGATTATATCGCCAGCAGACTGGGTGTATCAAGGACAGCGGTATGGAAATATATCAATCAACTTGAGCGCCTGGGATACTCCATTATGAAATTAAAGGGTAAGGGGTATAGGCTTGTTGAAACGCCCGATAAACTTTACACATGGGAGGTCGATAGACATCTCAATACAAAACTCATTGGAAGGAAGATTATTTACAAAGAACACATTGATTCTACAAATACCTTTGCATTCAGGCTGGCCCTTGGAGGTGAACCAGAAGGTACATGCGTTATTGCAGAATCGCAGGAGACGGGGAAAGGCAGGCTTGGGAGAAGGTGGTTTTCACCTCGCGGGGAAAACTTGTATTTATCTGTCATCCTTAAACCCCATATTCATCCATCAAATGTATATCCAATAACATTTATATCATCCCTTGCCGTATATGATACAGTGGAGGCCCTTACAGGGGAAAGACCCACACTAAAGTGGCCCAATGATGTGCTAATCAGGGGGAAGAAGGTGTGCGGCACTCTTCTTGAGCTTTCAACTGAAGCTGACATTGTAAGTTTTGTTATTGTGGGTATCGGATTTAACGTAAATATGAAAGAAATGGAGATAGAGGAAGAGATAAAACAAAAGGCCACTTCTCTATTCATGGAAACGAAAAGGATATATGAAAGAGCTCCCGTGTGTGGTATCCTGCTTGCAAATCTGGAGAAATACTATACATTTTTTAAAGAAAAGGGAGAAGAAGAAATCTGTAAGGTCTGGGAAAAAAGGGCAGAAGTAAAAGGTAAGTATGTAGAAGTAGTCCAGATGGGGGAACACTATAAGGGATTTTCTGAAGGTATAGATAAAAATGGTGCGATGCTCCTTAACATAGGTGGAAAGGTAAAAAGGATTATTGCGGGGGATGTGAATATTAATGCTCCTTGTAATTGA
- a CDS encoding DUF748 domain-containing protein: MGYKNRTYKKRRRLFILFFCLLAFLAISVTFLIRFSTKYIRTELEQALGDNVKTETVAIGWGSIHVKGLVFIKDGEISGRIKQLSIRPDFLSLLKRSISVSSLYLEEPYFKLQLKKDGQLVIPISIPESKKQTTPDTKEPTTVKLKRIYVKDGKIDFEDKRPVRPTIVQITNLKGRLDNLSFPLKNNPSYIEIQAKVSGTLLSGFIKCKGHTNFKTGVSNVQFNVQGVNVLDEFDRSVVSAEGVSFHLSREREEDPRTLLSGVIITRPHFRIEVDKKGGIAQPVAGVNPSQKPSKEQKHAVVAIKDLQIRQGTLLYLDGKVSQPAHSIKIEDIESTIKNIAFPPEDKKTSYTLSGQTVGKNSRGAIAISGITNFKSKDTTAKIKLKDIDLTTLRPYIENKGDLEISNGFLTMNMDLGVLKRHIHAPGTVVLRDLQFNSTGGFRDVFLGVPRSLVMNLLQTGNNEIVLDFTVEGDLDNPKFNIRESLLRRLTVGLAGKVGLSVKETGESLIVLGGKGIKETTKTLKKGIDKLLGGKR; this comes from the coding sequence ATGGGATATAAAAATCGCACGTACAAAAAAAGAAGACGATTGTTTATCCTTTTTTTCTGCCTATTAGCTTTTCTGGCAATTTCAGTAACCTTCCTTATAAGGTTTTCAACAAAGTACATCAGGACAGAGCTTGAGCAAGCCCTTGGAGACAATGTAAAAACAGAGACCGTAGCTATTGGTTGGGGCAGTATCCATGTGAAAGGCCTGGTATTCATTAAGGATGGCGAGATTTCAGGCAGGATAAAACAGCTCAGTATCAGACCAGATTTTCTTAGCCTGCTGAAACGAAGCATTTCCGTCTCAAGCCTTTACCTTGAGGAGCCTTATTTCAAACTTCAGCTAAAAAAAGATGGTCAATTAGTGATACCAATTTCTATACCTGAGAGTAAAAAACAGACAACCCCGGATACAAAAGAACCAACGACGGTGAAGCTAAAAAGAATTTACGTGAAGGATGGAAAAATCGATTTCGAGGACAAAAGACCTGTCCGGCCCACAATAGTTCAAATAACAAATCTTAAGGGAAGACTGGATAATCTGTCATTTCCACTAAAAAACAATCCTTCGTATATAGAGATTCAGGCAAAGGTGAGCGGCACATTGTTATCGGGGTTCATAAAATGTAAGGGCCATACAAATTTTAAAACAGGTGTTTCCAACGTACAATTTAATGTTCAAGGAGTAAATGTCCTGGACGAGTTTGACAGATCAGTGGTGAGCGCTGAAGGTGTCAGCTTCCATCTTTCCCGGGAGAGAGAGGAGGATCCAAGAACCCTTCTTTCTGGCGTTATCATTACAAGACCACATTTCAGGATCGAGGTTGACAAAAAGGGGGGGATTGCGCAACCAGTTGCAGGGGTTAACCCTTCCCAGAAACCTTCAAAAGAGCAAAAGCATGCAGTGGTAGCGATAAAAGACCTTCAGATAAGGCAAGGAACACTCCTCTATCTGGATGGCAAGGTTTCACAACCAGCTCACTCTATAAAAATTGAGGACATAGAATCAACTATTAAGAATATCGCCTTTCCGCCCGAGGATAAAAAAACAAGTTATACCCTATCAGGTCAGACTGTGGGAAAGAACAGCAGGGGAGCCATCGCGATATCAGGCATAACGAACTTCAAATCAAAAGATACCACTGCAAAGATAAAATTAAAAGATATTGATCTGACCACCCTAAGACCCTATATTGAGAACAAAGGCGACCTGGAGATTTCAAATGGTTTTCTCACCATGAATATGGACCTTGGAGTACTAAAAAGACATATACACGCACCAGGAACAGTGGTGCTCAGGGACCTTCAATTTAATTCTACAGGCGGCTTCCGGGATGTCTTTCTTGGAGTCCCAAGGTCTCTGGTGATGAATTTGCTTCAAACAGGCAACAATGAGATCGTCCTGGACTTTACTGTTGAAGGTGACCTTGATAATCCAAAATTTAACATCAGAGAAAGCCTCCTGAGAAGATTGACTGTAGGTCTTGCTGGAAAGGTAGGTCTATCCGTGAAAGAGACTGGAGAATCATTGATTGTACTCGGTGGTAAAGGCATCAAAGAGACTACAAAAACATTAAAGAAGGGAATAGATAAGCTTTTAGGAGGCAAGCGATAA